A genome region from Eurosta solidaginis isolate ZX-2024a chromosome 2, ASM4086904v1, whole genome shotgun sequence includes the following:
- the stai gene encoding stathmin isoform X2, translating to MVAINSTSTEIRCQEKSRGGLSYEVILAEPAPNVVVPKRPVTPGKNVSAEEIEQKLKAAEERRISLEAKKMADLSQKLSKIEEATRKKDEITNEFINQTKEKLESKIEQHVEKREAIISDMKEKLKIHAQEIEKTREQLEQQKSIEKEAIEEKLKTAQTLRDENIKKMLERLKEHNNTNKKIQIDQLETQKIEEKARIIENKLYTAEQNREKELQKKIEKVQKLERRAEVVRQNKAAAAQQTICDDNNTAIASSG from the exons CCACTGAAATCCGCTGCCAAGAGAAATCGCGCGGCGGTCTCAGCTATGAAGTGATCCTAGCCGAACCAGCACCCAATGTGGTGGTGCCCAAACGTCCAGTGACACCTGGTAAAAATGTATCAGCTGAGGAAATCGAGCAAAAGCTAAAAGCGGCCGAAGAGCGACGTATT TCTTTGGAGGCAAAGAAAATGGCTGATTTATCTCAGAAACTGTCAAAAATCGAAGAAGCCACACGCAAAAAGGATGAAATCACCAATGAGTTCATTAATCAGACTAAAGAAAAATTAGAGAGCAAAATTGAGCAGCATGTTGAGAAGCGTGAAGCCATTATAAGCGACATGAAAGAAAAGTTGAAG ATTCATGCACAAGAAATCGAAAAAACACGCGAACAATTGGAACAACAGAAATCAATTGAAAAAGAAGCCATTGAAGAGAAATTGAAGACAGCTCAGACATTGCGAGATGAGAATATTAAAAAGATGTTGGAACGTCTAAAGGAGCAT AacaacacaaataaaaaaattcaaatcgaTCAATTGGAAACACAAAAAATCGAGGAGAAGGCGCgcattattgaaaataaattgtACACCGCCGAACAAAATCGTGAAAAGGAGTTacaaaagaaaattgaaaaagttcaAAAACTT gAACGTCGCGCTGAGGTGGTGCGTCAAAATAAGGCGGCAGCAGCACAGCAAACGATTTGTGATGACAACAACACAGCTATTGCCTCATCTGGTTAG
- the stai gene encoding stathmin isoform X4: protein MVATEIRCQEKSRGGLSYEVILAEPAPNVVVPKRPVTPGKNVSAEEIEQKLKAAEERRISLEAKKMADLSQKLSKIEEATRKKDEITNEFINQTKEKLESKIEQHVEKREAIISDMKEKLKIHAQEIEKTREQLEQQKSIEKEAIEEKLKTAQTLRDENIKKMLERLKEHNNTNKKIQIDQLETQKIEEKARIIENKLYTAEQNREKELQKKIEKVQKLERRAEVVRQNKAAAAQQTICDDNNTAIASSG from the exons atggttg CCACTGAAATCCGCTGCCAAGAGAAATCGCGCGGCGGTCTCAGCTATGAAGTGATCCTAGCCGAACCAGCACCCAATGTGGTGGTGCCCAAACGTCCAGTGACACCTGGTAAAAATGTATCAGCTGAGGAAATCGAGCAAAAGCTAAAAGCGGCCGAAGAGCGACGTATT TCTTTGGAGGCAAAGAAAATGGCTGATTTATCTCAGAAACTGTCAAAAATCGAAGAAGCCACACGCAAAAAGGATGAAATCACCAATGAGTTCATTAATCAGACTAAAGAAAAATTAGAGAGCAAAATTGAGCAGCATGTTGAGAAGCGTGAAGCCATTATAAGCGACATGAAAGAAAAGTTGAAG ATTCATGCACAAGAAATCGAAAAAACACGCGAACAATTGGAACAACAGAAATCAATTGAAAAAGAAGCCATTGAAGAGAAATTGAAGACAGCTCAGACATTGCGAGATGAGAATATTAAAAAGATGTTGGAACGTCTAAAGGAGCAT AacaacacaaataaaaaaattcaaatcgaTCAATTGGAAACACAAAAAATCGAGGAGAAGGCGCgcattattgaaaataaattgtACACCGCCGAACAAAATCGTGAAAAGGAGTTacaaaagaaaattgaaaaagttcaAAAACTT gAACGTCGCGCTGAGGTGGTGCGTCAAAATAAGGCGGCAGCAGCACAGCAAACGATTTGTGATGACAACAACACAGCTATTGCCTCATCTGGTTAG